The Bos indicus x Bos taurus breed Angus x Brahman F1 hybrid chromosome 10, Bos_hybrid_MaternalHap_v2.0, whole genome shotgun sequence genome has a segment encoding these proteins:
- the NOP10 gene encoding H/ACA ribonucleoprotein complex subunit 3, whose amino-acid sequence MFLQYYLNEQGERVYTLKKLDPLGQQTCSAHPARFSPDDKYSRHRITIKKRFKVLMTQQPRPVL is encoded by the exons ATGTTTCTCCAGTATTACCTCAACGAGCAAGGAGAGCGGGTCTACACGCTGAAG AAGCTTGATCCTTTGGGACAACAGACGTGCTCGGCCCACCCTGCTCGATTCTCCCCAGACGACAAATACTCTCGACACCGAATCACCATCAAGAAACGCTTCAAGGTGCTCATGACCCAGCAGCCGCGCCCCGTCCTCTGA
- the NUTM1 gene encoding NUT family member 1: MSSDGASPLPGSDRTVNPGTALSPFTALTFPQPAPGPPDPPPWEPPSQPPVPSAFSPGNPLVLSAFPSPLLVTGDGGPGPSGAGAGKVIVKVKTEAGSAEPSQTQNFILTQTALSWIASGAPCGGPESPAPGLLTASNVKTLLPTKAVGLNQEGVPCLPAQAPPPAAQLAPIVPPEKAWPGSQGTTGEGGPMATRSKPSVGDLFYTSKGVYENFRRWQRYKPLARRHLSQSPDAEALSCFLIPVLRSLARLKPTMTLEEGLPRAVQEWERTSNFDRMIFYEMAEKFMEFEAEEEMQIQNTQLTSGPQSLPPAAPLKLDPPGPPVPEVCPQPVYIPKKAASKARAPRRRQRKTQRPAAPEAPKEIPSEAVKEYADIMEGLVGSHSATEESDGRQEEQEQQPEEGIYPDAGFLSYIDELCSQEVFVSKVEAVIHPQFLADMLSPEQQRDPLALIEELEQEEALSLAQLVQKRLLALEEEEDAEAPPSCSGAQSDSSPSISDEDEDGGGRLRPSPGPRGAGGSLRLGKAASLGERAREVSGGQEPALRGLRVMGRDGNTLPTPSGWGLQLELAAPQGTQGPPSIEKRGPGEVTNQISPPQDGLQGDAGSPGRSLGTDRTSETLPLRWQEDPQLELVPSLDVGLAGLAPLQGQGLEKQTLGLPPGQEVEGLGVAPQSMEPSVLSQKGSSEATWGDDSGLPTVQSYDQNPSPRPAGNRDEARASLSQRLWLSSEVDAADLELPLQIEEIVENLHEGECVTEPWGGGQALGSRSRISLGPREALAPRDVGSSAVPCGDTDGTVALEERNYCGLAEPQTANSPASRPRKDMAQSPGTLQDPRDLWPEDRPPLLESRIGASTLGASKETLLPASQGSTLILGTQDTFPEASPEAGSSGNSISPLLETTYVDILDVRDACGLQLEVSEDICPLSFNSYDPQGEGRENTDLSEPKDLAPLPGDQESSGHGNPKSIPPHQGLRSTSPSWGTKDALVAREASPVIEAYSSADGAKAEEEGEEEDKELSNFAYLLASKLSLSPRGVPLSSCPASGLLASGHSQGTERASHSLTPKPAGLSQPPAAESGKRALVGGPVPVEKRPLQGDEPRAPGEKPVALGAIRTSQPRKRKRDGFSKSRRKKRRRSQ; the protein is encoded by the exons ATGTCTTCAGACGGAG CATCTCCATTGCCAGGATCGGACAGGACCGTGAATCCTGGCACCGCCCTGTCTCCTTTCACTGCACTTACCTTCCCCCAACCTGCTCCTGGCCCACCAGACCCACCACCGTGGGAGCCGCCCTCGCAGCCCCCTGTGCCTTCAGCATTCTCTCCAGGCAACCCTCTGGTGCTCTCTGCTTTCCCCAGCCCGTTGTTGGTGACCGGGGATGGGGGCCCTGGCCCCAGTGGAGCCGGAGCTGGCAAAGTCATTGTCAAAGTCAAGACAGAAGCTGGGTCAGCTGAGCCCTCTCAGACTCAGAACTTTATCCTAACTCAGACAGCCCTCAGTTGGATTGCCTCTGGCGCTCCCTGCGGGGGTCCTGAGAGTCCTGCCCCCGGGCTCCTGACAGCCTCTAATGTGAAGACCCTTCTGCCCACTAAGGCTGTTGGGCTGAACCAGGAGGGTGTCCCATGCCTTCCTGCTCAGGCTCCACCACCAGCTGCCCAACTGGCCCCCATCGTACCCCCAGAAAAGGCTTGGCCAGGGTCACAAGGGACAACCGGGGAAGGAGGTCCTATGGCCACCCGATCCAAGCCCTCAGTGGGTGACCTCTTCTATACCTCCAAGGGTGTTTATGAGAACTTCCGGCGCTGGCAGCGCTACAAACCCTTGGCACGAAGGCACTTATCCCAGAGTCCTGATGCAGAGGCCCTTTCCTGCTTTCTTAT CCCAGTGCTTCGTTCCCTGGCCCGGCTGAAGCCCACGatgaccctggaggagggactgCCCAGGGCTGTGCAGGAGTGGGAGCGTACTAGCAACTTCGACCGGATGATCTTTTACGAGATGGCAGAAAA GTTCATGGAGTTTGAGGCTGaggaggagatgcagattcagaaCACACAACTGACGAGTGGGCCCCAGAGcctgcctcctgcagcccctctgAAACTTGATCCTCCGGGACCACCTGTCCCTGAGGTTTGCCCGCAGCCAG TGTACATTCCCAAGAAGGCGGCCTCCAAAGCACGGGCTCCCCGCCGGCGGCAGCGCAAAACCCAGAGGCCTGCAGCCCCTGAGGCCCCCAAGGAGATCCCATCAGAGGCGGTGAAAGAGTACGCCGACATCATGGAAGGGCTGGTGGGGAGCCACTCGGCCACTGAGGAGTCAGATGGGAGACAGGAAGAGCAAGAACAGCAGCCAGAGGAAGGGATATATCCAGATGCTGGTTTTCTGAGCTATATCGATGAGCTGTGTTCTCAGGAGGTCTTTGTCTCCAAG GTGGAAGCTGTCATTCACCCTCAGTTTTTGGCAGATATGCTGTCCCCAGAACAACAGAGGGATCCCTTGGCCTTAATTGAGGAGCTGGAACAAGAAGAAGCACTGAGTCTTGCCCAG CTGGTCCAGAAGCGACTCCTGGCcttggaagaggaggaggatgccGAGGCACCTCCAAGTTGCAGTGGAGCCCAGTCAGATTCAAGTCCTTCTATTTCTGATGAGGATGAAGATGGGGGTGGGCGGCTTCGGCCCTCACCTGGGCCTCGGGGGGCTGGGGGCTCCCTCCGCCTTGGAAAGGCTGCTTCTCTCGGAGAGCGGGCAAGAGAAGTATCTGGTGGGCAGGAGCCGGCCCTACGTGGCCTGAGGGTGATGGGCAGGGATGGGAACACCCTGCCAACCCCCAGCGGCTGGGGCCTGCAGCTAGAACTTGCAGCTCCACAGGGTACTCAAGGGCCCCCGAGTATAGAGAAAAGAGGGCCTGGGGAAGTTACAAACCAGATATCCCCACCGCAGGATGGCCTCCAGGGAGATGCTGGGTCCCCTGGGCGCTCCCTGGGCACTGACAGGACTTCTGAGACTCTGCCCCTTCGCTGGCAGGAAGACCCCCAGCTAGAGCTCGTTCCCAGTTTGGATGTTGGACTTGCAGGGCTGGCTCCTCTGCAAGGACAGGGGTTAGAAAAGCAGACCCTGGGGCTGCCCCCAGGACAAGAGGTAGAGGGTCTTGGAGTGGCTCCTCAGAGCATGGAGCCATCGGTATTGTCCCAGAAAGGCTCTTCAGAGGCCACGTGGGGAGATGACAGTGGTCTCCCCACAGTTCAGAGTTATGATCAGAACCCTTCACCTAGACCAGCTGGGAATAGGGACGAGGCCAGGGCTTCTCTCAGCCAGAGActgtggctcagcagtgaggTGGATGCTGCCGACTTGGAGTTGCCCTTACAGATCGAGGAGATCGTAGAGAACCTCCATGAGGGGGAATGTGTAACTGAGCCTTGGGGGGGCGGCCAGGCATTGGGCTCTAGAAGCAGAATTTCCCTGGGCCCTAGAGAAGCCCTGGCACCCCGGGACGTGGGAAGCAGTGCAGTTCCCTGTGGAGACACGGATGGCACAGTTGCCCTAGAAGAGAGAAACTATTGTGGCCTGGCAGAACCTCAGACGGCCAATAGCCCGGCCTCGAGGCCTAGAAAGGACATGGCACAGAGCCCTGGGACTCTGCAGGATCCTCGTGATCTGTGGCCTGAAGATCGCCCCCCTTTGCTAGAAAGCAGAATCGGGGCCTCTACACTGGGGGCTTCTAAAGAAACACTCCTGCCTGCAAGTCAAGGCAGTACCCTTATCCTGGGGACCCAGGACACCTTTCCTGAGGCCAGCCCAGAGGCAGGGAGCAGTGGCAATTCCATTTCTCCTCTGTTGGAAACCACGTATGTCGACATACTAGACGTCAGGGATGCCTGTGGCCTCCAGCTGGAGGTCAGCGAGGATATTTGCCCCCTAAGTTTTAATTCTTATGACCCCCAAGGAGAAGGCAGGGAGAATACTGATTTATCTGAGCCTAAAGACCTTGCTCCCTTACCAGGGGATCAAGAATCTTCTGGCCATGGGAACCCCAAATCAATACCTCCTCACCAGGGCCTTAGAAGCACTTCCCCCAGCTGGGGAACCAAGGATGCCTTAGTTGCGAGAGAAGCCTCTCCTGTTATTGAAGCATACAGTTCAGCAGATGGGGCCAAAgctgaggaggaaggggaggaggaagacaaGGAGCTCTCCAACTTTGCCTACCTCTTAGCCTCTAAACTTAGCCTCTCGCCGAGGGGGGTTCCCCTCAGTTCTTGCCCTGCTTCAGGCTTGCTCGCCTCAGGGCATTCTCAGGGGACCGAGAGAGCATCGCACTCCCTTACTCCTAAGCCAGCAGGCCTCAGCCAGCCTCCTGCTGCCGAGTCTGGGAAGCGAGCCCTAGTTGGAGGACCAGTCCCTGTTGAAAAGAGGCCTTTACAGGGAGATGAACCTAGGGCACCTGGGGAGAAACCAGTGGCTCTGGGAGCGATTCGCACCTCACAGCCTCGTAAAAGAAAGCGTGATGGTTTCTCCAAGAGCAGGAGGAAGAAACGCCGTCGCAGCCAGTAG